The stretch of DNA ATCCATACACATTTTCTAAATTCATCCGATATTAGGTATACAAATATAAAAAAACAGGGTGAATAAGTATGGATAAAAGTTCAATCATTGGAATTATACTAGGCCTAATTGCTGTCGGCGTAGGTATGGTATTTAAGGGAGTTAGCCCGGCCGTGTTAATTAACCCGGCAGCGATTTTAATTATTATCTTGGGAACGATCGCAGCCGTGACGATCGCTTTCCCTACAAGTGAATTGAAAAAGGTGCCAAAGCTGTTCGGTATTTTGTTTAAAGAGGAGAAAAACATGACTCCTCAAGAAGTGATTCGATTGTTTACAGGCTGGGCGGAGCTGGCCCGCAAAGAAGGCTTGCTGGCTCTTGAATCTAAAACAAATGAAATTGAAGATCCTTTTCTGAAAAACGGATTAAGCTTATCTATTGATGGTCAAAGCGCGGATTATATCCGCGACGTGCTCAATGAAGAACTGGCAGCTATGGAAGAACGCCATGGGGCCGGGGCGGGCATATTTACGCAGGCTGGAACATACGCTCCGACTTTAGGAGTGCTCGGAGCGGTTGTCGGACTGATCTCGGCTCTTGGAAACATGGAGGATACCGACGCGCTCGGCCAGGCCATTTCAGCTGCGTTCGTAGCCACGCTGATGGGAATCTTTACAGGATACGTGCTTTGGCATCCATTTGCGAATAAGTTAAAGCGAAAGTCAAAGCAGGAAGTGAAAGTAAAAGAAATGATGATTGAAGGGATTCTCTCTATTTTAGAAGGAGAAGCGCCGCGCGTGCTGGAGCAAAAGCTGGCTTCTTACTTGCCTGCAGAGGAAAAGAAAAAGCTATTGGAAGAGAGTGTAGAGGCCAATGGCTAAAGGAAGAAGAAAGAAGCACGAAGAAGATCACGTAGATGAATCATGGCTCATTCCTTATGCCGATATTTTGACCTTGCTGCTAGCGCTGTTTATTGTGCTATTTGCTTCAAGTTCAGTAGACGTGAAGAAATTTCAAATGATTTCCCAGTCTTTTAATAGCGTGTTAGGAGGCGGGACGGGCGTGATGGAATATCCGAGTCCCGTTCCTCCCGAGTCGATGAAGGACGGGGAAGTGGAAGAGGGCAGCAAGAAAGAGACAAGCGGCCTTGGAAAGCAAGACCGTCAAGAACTCTCAGAAATGCAAAAGAATATTTCAAAATATATTGAGAAGAACAACTTGCAGGGCAAAGTTCAAACTGCATTAAACGGTGAAGGGCTGCTCTTAAGAATTCGGGACAATGTATTATTTGATTCCGGAGTGGCTGAAATTCGCCCGGAGGAAATTCGGTCTGCCCGGGAAATCTCCCGGCTGTTGGAAATGGACCGGCCCCGCAATATCATTATTAGCGGCCATACGGATAATGTGCCGATCAAAAATGCCAACTTTGACTCCAACTTTGAGCTGAGCGCAATGCGTGCTGTGAATTTCATGAAGGTTATTTTGGAGAACAAAAACCTTGACCCTCGCTTGTTCAGCGCCAAGGGATATGGGGAGTATCAGCCCGTCGCTTCCAACCGCACAAGTATTGGAAAAGCGCGAAACCGCCGGGTGGAAATTCTGATTTTGCCCCAAGGAGAAAAAGAAATGAACGGGAAGCAAGCAGGCTGAACCTGATTTTTCAGGTTCAGCTTTTTTGTGTTTAAGCGCAGCAAGCAAGGGTAAAAAACAATAACAAATAAAGAAGGAGGCGTTGGTTTGGAGAATTTCGTCGAATGGATTGAAAGTTTTTCAGCCTGGCTTTGGGGACCGCCACTGATCACCGTACTGGCCTTATCAGGGATTTATATGACCGTGAAGCTAGGTTTTTTTCAATTCAGGTATCCGATATATATCTTTCAGCAAACATTAGGAAGCATCTTCAAAAAGCCTAAAGGAGAAGGAACCGTCACCCCTCTGCAAGCATTGACCTCTGCTTTATCCTCCACCATTGGAGCCGCAAATATTGTTGGTGTTCCTGCAGCTATTATGTTCGGCGGACCGGGAGCCGTCTTTTGGATGTGGGTGATCGCCATTGTGGGCATGGCTCTAAAGTTTTCAGAGAGTGTATTGGCTGTTCACTACCGCGAGAAAAACGAGAACGGAGAGTTTGTGGGCGGACCGATGTATTATATGACCAAAGGCTTAAATATGAAGTGGCTGGGGATTTGGTTTTCATTCGCGTTAATGATTGAATTGATTCCAAGCCTGATGGTGCAAGGAAATTCAGTCGCTTCAACTGTGAAGCAAACCTTTGAGATTGATGGGCTGTACACGGGCATCGTGATCGCGGTGATTACCGCGCTAGTTGTTTTTGGAGGCATTAAAAGAATCGGAAAAGTGACAGAAGTATTCGTTCCAATTATGGCGCTCATTTATTTAGGCGGAGCATTTGCCATACTTCTCATTAATCTGGATCAGGTTCCTGCTGTATTGGAATTAATCTTTGTCCACGCTTTCCAGCCGATGTCAGCTGTCGGCGGATTTGCCGGCGCGGCTGTTGCTGAAACAATTCGCTGGGGCTTTGCCAGAGGGTTATATTCCAATGAAGCAGGACTGGGAACCGCACCGATTGCCCATGCCGCTGCCACAACCGATCACCCGGTGCGCCAAGGATTCTGGGCGATTATTGGAATTGTTATTGATACGCTCGTCATTTGTTCAGCGACCGCTTTCGTTATTCTTTCAACAGGAGTGTGGAAGCAAGGGGGAGCGGCTGATCAGACCTCCGCTTTAACGACCATTGCCTTTACGGAAAGTTTCGGTCGCTTTGGCAGCTATTTAGTCACCATTTCTTTAGTCTTCTTCGTGCTGTCCACGATTATTGTCGTTGTGTTCTATGGAGCGAAACAAGCGGAATTTCTGTTTAATTTAAAAGTAGCGCAAGCCATTAAAGTAGTCTATCTAGCGGCGATCATTTTCGGTTCAATCGGAGCTGCGAAAACAATCTGGTCATTTCTTGATTTAGCCTTGGCTTCCATTTTGTTGCCTAATATTCTGGCTGTGCTGCTATTAAGCGGTAAGGTAAAAGAATTGAAGGATGAGTTTTTTACTTCGAGAAAGTATTATTTAAAAGACGTTGAGGATGAAAAAGCGAGTTAATCCATGAGGTTTAATTTGAATGCAACCGGGAAAAGTATAAAGCGGGTAGAAGGATAATAAAGAAAGGGGTTCTAATCATGGGAAAGAAAATTGCCGTATTAGTTACAGACATGTTTGAGGATTCAGAGTACACAGAGCCTGTGAAAGCCTTTAAGGAAGCCGGCCATGAAATTGTTAACATCGAGAAGCAAGCTGGAAAAACTGTGACAGGCAAGCAAGGAAAAGACACGGTCACCATAGACAAAGGCATTGATCAAGCATCACCGAACGAGTTTGACGCTCTGTTGCTGCCGGGCGGTTTTTCTCCTGATCAGCTCCGCGCAGACGATCGCTTTGTTACATTCACGAAAGCCTTTATGGATGCGAAGAAGCCTGTATTCGCGATCTGCCACGGCCCGCAGCTGCTGATTACAGCTAAAGCATTAGAAGGCCGCGACGCTACAGGCTACAAATCCATTAAAGTAGACATGGAGTATGCGGGCGCCAACTACCATGATCAAGAAGTCGTCGTTTGCCAAAATCAATTAGTGACAAGCCGAACACCAGATGATCTTCCAGCGTTTAACCGTGAATCACTGAAGCTTCTGGAAAAATAAGGACTTAAAAAAGCCGGCGGAGAGCCGGCTTTTTTGTATGAGCATCCGAAACGGATGATCGCTTCAATTATTTTTTTAAATTTCCCAGTTCTTCGGCGATGGCTTGCATTTCGCTTGGGCTGAAATTGCTTTTGCGCTTAACCATTTCATAAAGGTCTTTTAAATCTTCATAGGAAGATTCATTAAAATGCTCCGCCTTAACAGCGCCTACATTCACCATGCGCAGCTTGGACGTGATTTGGTCAATCATATATTCAATATTTTCTGGCGACTTAACAGAAAGATCCACGTGCTTGTTCATCCTCTCCCAATCGTTTGATAACATCATTTCATTTTTTTAGTTTGTTGTCAATTGGCTGGCGGCAAGCAATGAAAGAGATCAGCACGGCGCTGACCTCTTTCATTGCTTAAGCGGCCATGTTTTTGTTTTTTTCTTCTTTAATGGCTTTAAGAATATGCTTCGTTTCATGAATGACGACCCCGGAAAGACCGACAATTCCTACTAGGTTAGGGAAGGCCATTAACCCGTTCATAATATCCGCGAATGTCCACACGACCTTCAGGCTTGTAATTGCCCCGATAAAGACAGCCGCCACAAAGACAATGCGATAATATTTCACAACATTTTTGCTAAAGAGGTAAGAGAAGCATTTCTCTCCGTAATAAGACCAGCCAATAATCGTAGAAGAGGCAAAAAACAATAAACCAAGAGCGACGACGTAAGAGCCGGCTGAACCGAGGAACATTTCAAAGGAGGCGGTGGTTAACTCGCTTCCTTCCAGCCCGCTGTTATATTTTCCTGCAAGAACGATCGTTAATCCTGTAATGGAACAAATCAGAATGGTGTCAATAAACACCTGAGTCATCGAAACGAGCGCTTGACGCGCAGGCATATCCGTTTTAGCGGCAGCAGCAGCGATTGGAGCTGATCCGAGACCAGCTTCGTTGGAGAAGACCCCGCGCGCTACCCCGTAGCGGATCACCGTTCCAATCGCTCCTCCGGCCACAGCCTCGCCTGAGAAGGCATCTGTGAAGATGAGACGAAAGGCGGCTGGAAGCTCACTGATATTCATTACTAAAATAATGATGCCGGCAATTAAATAAAATCCTGCCATAATCGGCACAAAGAAAGCGGTCACCCGCCCAATGCTTTTAATTCCCCCAAGCAGTACAAGGGCGGTGAAGGCTAAAAGAACGACACCTGTTATCCATGCGGGCACGTTAAACGTAGATTTCACGACTCCGGCCACAGCATTCGCCTGTACCAGATTCCCGATGCCAAAGGCTGCTATCGCCCCGAACAGGGCAAACGTAACGCCGAGCCATTTTTGTTTTAATCCGCGTTCTAAATAATACATCGGCCCCCCTGACATCTCACCGTCCGCGTCCTGCACTCTGTATTTAACGGCCAGCACAGCTTCTGCATACTTAGTGGCCATCCCGAAAAAGGCGCTGAGCCACATCCAAAAAATAGCCCCGGGTCCCCCGATGATCACGGCCGTTGCTACGCCGACAATATTTCCTGTGCCAACGGTGGCTGCCAAAGCGGTCATTAGGGCTTGGAAGTGGGAAATATCTCCTTCTGAATCCTTATCTTGTTGCTTGCCGAACGCCAGCTTTAGCGAGTAGGGAAGCAACTTCATTTGCAGAAAGCCTAGGCGGATGGTCAAGTAAATGCCTGTTCCTACAAGAAGAAGGAGAAGTGGGGGTCCCCAAATAAACCCGCTAATCTTTTCGAGCACTGCAAGAATTTTCTCCTGATTCATATGATCACTCCTTTTTTATAATTATATAAGAATATTCTGAAAATACTAGTCTTTTGTGCTTTCGGATATACGTTTATTATATTTTTGTGAAAAATGACAAAGTAAATGATAGGGAAGCGTTTCTTGTATTACGATAAACATAGGAAAGAGATTTTCAATTATGAAAAGGAAGGAGAAATATGACGAAAGAGAGAATACTTAAATGTTATTCTTATATAGAGAAGGTGATGGAATGATCAAAGTACTGTTTGTTTGTCTGGGGAATATTTGCCGGTCGCCGATGGCTGAAGCGATGTTTCGGGATTTGTTAAAGAGGGAAAGATTAGAGCATATTATTGCAGTGGATTCTGCTGGAACAGGTCACTGGCATATTGGCGAACCTCCTCATAAAGGTACGTTGGATGTTTTGAACAAGAATGGAGTAAATAGCGAGGGGCTGAAGGCTAGACAGCTGGTGGAGGAAGACGCTGAGCGGTTTCATTACATTGTAGCGATGGATGCGGACAATGTTATACATATTAAACAGAAGTTTGCTTTAAGCCGCCATCAGAAGGTGTTCAAGCTGTTGGATTTAGTGGATGATGCCGAAACAACCGATGTGCCGGATCCTTATTATACAGGCAACTTTGAAGAGGTGTACCGATTAATTCAAAAAGGAAATGAAGCGCTCCTGCGGAAAATTAAACGGGAGCATGATCTAAACTAATCGCTACAACGTGAATCTTCAAACAGCGGGGCTTCTCCCGCTATTGAAAAGAAGAACAAAGGCTAACTCTTGTTACAGCGCCTTTGTCGCCTGCATCAGCTTATATGCGGGATAACAGAAAAATTGATAGAAGGGATGATTGAAATGGGGAAAGGTAAATTCTTTGCTGGTATGGCCATTGGTGCCGTTGTAGGAGGGCTTATAACGCTGACGGATCGGCAGACAAGGTCGGAGATGAAGGAGTACGGAAAGCATGTGTATCATCTGGCGAAAAACCCTCAGCAAATTGCTGATTCTTCAAAAGCGGTCATTGAGAAGTCGAAAGAAATGTTTCAGCAGGTCAATGAAGATGTCGGCTTCATTCGCGACAAGGTAGACAGTTTAATGGACTTGTCCCCTCAAGTGAAGGACCTAGTTGATGAAACGAAAGCGGCTTTTGTTCCTAATATGAAGAAAGAGGATATAGCATCTGATCATTCGGCAATGAATGAATAAGGAGGCGATGATTTGGCGTTCAGTAAAGAGGATGCAAGGATATTTTTCAAGCATTTATTTTATAGGGTCAAAGAATCTGATGCTTCGGATATTGCCGCTCAAATGGCTTACTTTTTTCTGTTAGCGCTGTTTCCTTTGTTAATCTTTACGGTTACACTGTTTGCATATTTGCCGATTAACCAGGCAGATTTGTTCTTACTTATTGAAGACATTGCACCGAAGGATACGATTGAAATGATTCGCCATACAATGGATGAAGTATTAGCGAACCGCAGCGGCGGTCTTTTGTCATTTGGTATTATTGCGACCATTTGGTCAGCTTCTAACGGAATGAATGCTGTCATTAAAGGGTTAAATCACGCTTATGACGTCGAGGAAACGCGGCCGTTTTATTTGAGCAGGGGCATGTCGGTTCTGCTCACGCTCGCTTTGATTGTAGTTGTTGCGGCCGCGCTGGTCCTGCAGGTTTTTGGCAAACAAATAGGTGTATTCGCCGCCGATTATTTAGGAGCGTCCGAGCAGTTTCTGGAGCTTTGGAACTGGCTTCGCTGGCTGGCATTGCCGCTTTTATTATTGATCGTCTTTGTGGGGCTGTATTATTTGGCTCCCAACGTTCAAATTCAATGCATTACCGTATTGCCGGGAGCGCTATTCGCTTCTATTGGCTGGGTCGTTGTTTCCCTCGGCTTTTCCTTCTATGTTAATAACTTTGGCAACTACACAGCCACATACGGGAGCATCGGTGGCATCATTGTTCTGATGATTTGGTTCTATCTCTCTGCTTTAATCATCTTAATCGGCGGGGAAATCAACGCCCTCAGAAATGATCAAAAAGCCGATAGCTAAAAAGAATGAGATGGAAGAGAGAACAAAGAGGCGGGGGCTGTCCAATAAATTTTTTCAATTCAGCACACCCGAAAGAAAACTTAAGAATTGGAACCGCCCCTCCATGGTTAGAGTGTATCTTACAATGGAGGGGCGGTTCAGTTTGGTTTTGTTTTTGAGTTGGGATAGCATGTTCTGAACGGCTTTTAGAGAGATTCGCTTTATCCCGCTAAGCTGTCCGATGGAGTTGACAAAGGCGCTGCAGCAGGCTGTTGCGATGAACAGCGGTGAGGGAAGAACCACCGCTGTTTAACGACTCATTTTATTTTAATAGCCGCAATCCGTTCAGGATCACCAGGATCGTGCTTCCTTCGTGGCCGATTACGCCGAATGGCAAGTCGACGATTTGAAAAAAGTTCGAAATGATCAGCAGCATAATTACAGATATAGAAAAGACAATGTTTTGCTTCACGATGCGCTTCATTTTCTTGGAAAGCCGAATGGCTTCCGCTATCTTAGGGAGATCATTTTTCATTAAGACGATATCCGCGGTCTCCAAGGCGACGTCTGAGCCTTCTCCCATGGCTATGCCGACATGAGCGGTGGCAAGAGCCGGAGCATCGTTGATCCCATCACCAACCATGGCGGTTGTTCCGTGGTCTTTGATGACTTGTTTTAAGTGCGTAACTTTATGTTCCGGCAAGCAATCAGCAATGAAGCTATCCAGATGAGCTTCCTCGGCAATGGCTTTGGCTGTTTTTTCATTATCACCTGTCAGCATAATGGTATAGACGCCTTCTTGTTTTAGGAGATCAAGCGCCCATTTCGTTTCTTCACGGATTAAGTCTTTAAAGGCAATAACAGCGGCGATTCCTTGCTCATCGGCAACGAACACAGTCGTTTTGCCTGATTCGGCAAGCTGCTTTGCCCTTCCGGAAGCGAAGGAGAATGCTTCTTCGCGGCCGACAAAATCCGCTTTTCCGATCTTCCATTCCTTTGCATCCACCATTCCTTTCACTCCCCAGCCGGATAC from Bacillus xiapuensis encodes:
- the motA gene encoding flagellar motor stator protein MotA; translation: MDKSSIIGIILGLIAVGVGMVFKGVSPAVLINPAAILIIILGTIAAVTIAFPTSELKKVPKLFGILFKEEKNMTPQEVIRLFTGWAELARKEGLLALESKTNEIEDPFLKNGLSLSIDGQSADYIRDVLNEELAAMEERHGAGAGIFTQAGTYAPTLGVLGAVVGLISALGNMEDTDALGQAISAAFVATLMGIFTGYVLWHPFANKLKRKSKQEVKVKEMMIEGILSILEGEAPRVLEQKLASYLPAEEKKKLLEESVEANG
- the motB gene encoding flagellar motor protein MotB produces the protein MAKGRRKKHEEDHVDESWLIPYADILTLLLALFIVLFASSSVDVKKFQMISQSFNSVLGGGTGVMEYPSPVPPESMKDGEVEEGSKKETSGLGKQDRQELSEMQKNISKYIEKNNLQGKVQTALNGEGLLLRIRDNVLFDSGVAEIRPEEIRSAREISRLLEMDRPRNIIISGHTDNVPIKNANFDSNFELSAMRAVNFMKVILENKNLDPRLFSAKGYGEYQPVASNRTSIGKARNRRVEILILPQGEKEMNGKQAG
- a CDS encoding alanine/glycine:cation symporter family protein, with product MENFVEWIESFSAWLWGPPLITVLALSGIYMTVKLGFFQFRYPIYIFQQTLGSIFKKPKGEGTVTPLQALTSALSSTIGAANIVGVPAAIMFGGPGAVFWMWVIAIVGMALKFSESVLAVHYREKNENGEFVGGPMYYMTKGLNMKWLGIWFSFALMIELIPSLMVQGNSVASTVKQTFEIDGLYTGIVIAVITALVVFGGIKRIGKVTEVFVPIMALIYLGGAFAILLINLDQVPAVLELIFVHAFQPMSAVGGFAGAAVAETIRWGFARGLYSNEAGLGTAPIAHAAATTDHPVRQGFWAIIGIVIDTLVICSATAFVILSTGVWKQGGAADQTSALTTIAFTESFGRFGSYLVTISLVFFVLSTIIVVVFYGAKQAEFLFNLKVAQAIKVVYLAAIIFGSIGAAKTIWSFLDLALASILLPNILAVLLLSGKVKELKDEFFTSRKYYLKDVEDEKAS
- a CDS encoding type 1 glutamine amidotransferase domain-containing protein, whose translation is MGKKIAVLVTDMFEDSEYTEPVKAFKEAGHEIVNIEKQAGKTVTGKQGKDTVTIDKGIDQASPNEFDALLLPGGFSPDQLRADDRFVTFTKAFMDAKKPVFAICHGPQLLITAKALEGRDATGYKSIKVDMEYAGANYHDQEVVVCQNQLVTSRTPDDLPAFNRESLKLLEK
- a CDS encoding DUF1128 domain-containing protein — its product is MDLSVKSPENIEYMIDQITSKLRMVNVGAVKAEHFNESSYEDLKDLYEMVKRKSNFSPSEMQAIAEELGNLKK
- a CDS encoding alanine/glycine:cation symporter family protein; translation: MNQEKILAVLEKISGFIWGPPLLLLLVGTGIYLTIRLGFLQMKLLPYSLKLAFGKQQDKDSEGDISHFQALMTALAATVGTGNIVGVATAVIIGGPGAIFWMWLSAFFGMATKYAEAVLAVKYRVQDADGEMSGGPMYYLERGLKQKWLGVTFALFGAIAAFGIGNLVQANAVAGVVKSTFNVPAWITGVVLLAFTALVLLGGIKSIGRVTAFFVPIMAGFYLIAGIIILVMNISELPAAFRLIFTDAFSGEAVAGGAIGTVIRYGVARGVFSNEAGLGSAPIAAAAAKTDMPARQALVSMTQVFIDTILICSITGLTIVLAGKYNSGLEGSELTTASFEMFLGSAGSYVVALGLLFFASSTIIGWSYYGEKCFSYLFSKNVVKYYRIVFVAAVFIGAITSLKVVWTFADIMNGLMAFPNLVGIVGLSGVVIHETKHILKAIKEEKNKNMAA
- a CDS encoding low molecular weight protein-tyrosine-phosphatase, which encodes MIKVLFVCLGNICRSPMAEAMFRDLLKRERLEHIIAVDSAGTGHWHIGEPPHKGTLDVLNKNGVNSEGLKARQLVEEDAERFHYIVAMDADNVIHIKQKFALSRHQKVFKLLDLVDDAETTDVPDPYYTGNFEEVYRLIQKGNEALLRKIKREHDLN
- a CDS encoding YtxH domain-containing protein; translation: MGKGKFFAGMAIGAVVGGLITLTDRQTRSEMKEYGKHVYHLAKNPQQIADSSKAVIEKSKEMFQQVNEDVGFIRDKVDSLMDLSPQVKDLVDETKAAFVPNMKKEDIASDHSAMNE
- a CDS encoding YihY/virulence factor BrkB family protein, which translates into the protein MAFSKEDARIFFKHLFYRVKESDASDIAAQMAYFFLLALFPLLIFTVTLFAYLPINQADLFLLIEDIAPKDTIEMIRHTMDEVLANRSGGLLSFGIIATIWSASNGMNAVIKGLNHAYDVEETRPFYLSRGMSVLLTLALIVVVAAALVLQVFGKQIGVFAADYLGASEQFLELWNWLRWLALPLLLLIVFVGLYYLAPNVQIQCITVLPGALFASIGWVVVSLGFSFYVNNFGNYTATYGSIGGIIVLMIWFYLSALIILIGGEINALRNDQKADS